A window from Diachasmimorpha longicaudata isolate KC_UGA_2023 chromosome 5, iyDiaLong2, whole genome shotgun sequence encodes these proteins:
- the Mah gene encoding uncharacterized protein Mah isoform X2, translating into MDQERIPLIHRGARSGLTIFFATLCIVDIFGVFPIIALPRAIVQCGLLGIPLVIVVVLFQIYTAALLGKCWIIATSLDPEILRKNRNPLAAVTEMTLGPMARTWINILLDLTIFGCGIPNLLVASQNLQLFGLKVSDNQFDLSFCYWLLVVGVLLCPLMWLGSPRDMKSLAICSTFAVCVTAILVWWCILIDDRTLEVDPVPTSPTWDKFISGYGMLAFQFDVHPTLMTVQVDMRQPRDINKAVVLSFLFSGALFGITTSLAVWKYGGSTTANILQIAPAGGVSRAAILVSAIQLIFSSVIGHAAMFLHLEDELHVRRTFGWKRCAMRSAVVFLGVAVGESVPRFDIVMSLIGGSLTGPLVFVLPPIMYARARALKAQSPDNPRVREVISPAQRLEGTVSLVDPKIHSQSTYYGFKDHTNQQRYSFVYFDNDDDDDDSVSDTEDDDALNEAGATLESPGEGVQMIETHVDITPVIVDPTKPRRLRRKTVVRGSAIEIQGNNGGNVHFERLINWLGYFVVALGILITISSTYINIKNTIRFVNFTPPCIINAAAAGNASNAGGG; encoded by the exons ATGGATCAGGAAAGGATACCCCTGATTCACCGGGGGGCACGCTCTGGACTCACTATTTTTTTCGCAACACTGTGCATTGTTGATATCTTCGGGGTATTTCCGATTATTGCTCTGCCACGTGCTATTGTTCAATGCG GTCTTTTGGGGATTCCTCTCGTCATTGTCGTCGTTTTGTTTCAAATTTATACTGCTGCCCTTCTCGGCAAATGCTGGATCATTGCTACGTCACTGGACCCGGAGATTCTGCGAAAAAATAG AAATCCTTTGGCTGCTGTAACTGAAATGACGTTGGGGCCGATGGCAAGGACTTGGATCAACATCCTGTTAGACCTGACTATTTTTGGATGTGGAATACCGAATTTACTAGTCG cATCTCAAAATCTACAACTCTTCGGCCTCAAAGTATCAGACAATCAATTCGACCTCTCCTTCTGCTACTGGCTCCTGGTCGTCGGTGTATTGCTATGTCCCTTGATGTGGTTGGGAAGTCCTCGAGACATGAA ATCCCTAGCGATCTGCTCAACATTCGCTGTATGTGTGACTGCCATTTTGGTTTGGTGGTGCATTCTAATCGACGACAGAACTCTCGAGGTTGATCCAGTTCCAACATCTCCAACATGGGATAAGTTTATCTCCGGTTATGGAATGCTAGCTTTTCAATTTGATGTTCATCCCACGTTGATGACTGTTCAAGTCGATATGAGACAACCTAGGGATATAAATAAAGCAGTCGTTCTGTCATTTCTAT TCAGTGGTGCATTATTTGGAATAACAACATCTCTAGCTGTGTGGAAATATGGTGGAAGCACAACAGCAAATATCCTTCAAATAGCACCAGCTGGAGGTGTCAGCAGGGCCGCAATACTCGTTTCAGCAATTCAACTGATATTCTCCAGCGTCATAGGCCATGCAGCGATGTTCCTACATCTGGAGGACGAGCTCCATGTGCGAAGAA CATTTGGATGGAAGCGTTGCGCAATGCGTTCGGCGGTTGTCTTCCTGGGAGTAGCAGTGGGCGAGTCAGTTCCTCGTTTCGATATAGTTATGTCCTTGATCGGTGGGAGCTTAACAGGACCCCTCGTCTTCGTTCTCCCTCCGATAATGTACGCACGTGCACGAGCCCTCAAAGCTCAATCTCCAGATAATCCTCGGGTGCGTGAAGTGATATCACCAGCTCAACGTCTGGAAGGAACCGTCTCCCTCGTCGATCCAAAAATCCACTCTCAATCCACTTACTACGGTTTCAAGGACCACACAAATCAGCAGCGCTACTCCTTCGTCTATTTTGATAACGATGATGACGATGACGATTCCGTATCGGATACCGAAGATGATGACGCGCTGAATGAGGCAGGGGCCACTCTGGAATCACCCGGGGAAGGTGTCCAGATGATCGAGACACATGTGGATATCACTCCAGTTATCGTTGACCCAACTAAACCCAGACGATTGCGACGAAAAACTGTCGTTCGAGGATCGGCAATCGAAATTCAGGGCAACAATGGGGGAAATGTACATTTTGAAAGACTGATAAACTGGCTGGGATATTTTGTCGTTGCTCTTGGTATTCTCATCACTATCTCCTCAACATATATTAATATCAAGAATACCATTCGTTTTGTCAATTTCACACCACCGTGCATTATCAATGCCGCTGCTGCTGGCAATGCCAGTAATGCTGGGGGAGGGTAA
- the LOC135162362 gene encoding alpha- and gamma-adaptin-binding protein p34-like produces the protein MSSPCPMDLPRVLIVSSQGDKAINLAKDIGGNLLAEDDKAKYFSWDIDNKYYTAQTLLCITHQLPLEIPVDGIEAVILCYDPKETEQSLGSYVALAESLMDADVLLLACASFPDANKRDEATEWCHVHKFELVDMELPGDSSESMEEDIQHENHGINRIIEVLHTHCWPNRKLKGLNGGRISASNELDVDDIESQLENIRLQANRDPVNNLLMEGVLDGIMGEENADFGELFSQLMAMKEHAASLSTSNRKAAAEQLVTAFWRSIGGDLAEIEGLDS, from the exons ATGAGTTCCCCTTGTCCAATGGATCTGCCACGTGTTCTGATTGTCAGCTCCCAAGGGGATAAAGCCATTAATTTAGCAAAAG ATATTGGGGGAAATCTCCTCGCTGAAGACGACAAAGCGAAGTATTTTTCATGGgatattgataataaatattacaCAGCACAGACACTCTTGTGCATCACTCATCAGTTACCGCTGGAGATACCTGTGGATGGGATCGAGGCGGTGATACTCTGTTATGATCCGAAG GAAACTGAACAAAGTCTGGGAAGTTACGTTGCACTTGCTGAGAGCTTGATGGATGCTGATGTCTTGCTGTTGGCTTGTGCCAGCTTTCCCGATGCTAACAAAAGAGATGAAG CAACTGAGTGGTGCCATGTTCATAAATTCGAACTTGTGGACATGGAACTACCTGGGGACTCTTCAGAAAGTATGGAGGAGGATATCCAGCACGAGAATCATGGAATTAACAGGATCATTGAAGTTTTGCACACACATTGTTGGCCAAATAGAAAATTGAAAG gATTAAATGGTGGCAGAATTTCGGCATCAAATGAATTAGACGTGGATGATATCGAAAGTCAGCTGGAAAATATTCGCCTACAGGCAAATCGAGATCCAGTTAATAATCTATTGATGGAGGGTGTCTTAG ACGGTATAATGGGTGAGGAGAATGCGGATTTCGGTGAATTATTCAGTCAATTAATGGCAATGAAGGAGCACGCAGCGTCTTTATCAACAAGCAATCGTAAAGCAGCCGCTGAACAACTGGTTACAGCTTTCTGGAGGAGTATCGGTGGAGATCTTGCTGAAATTGAGGGCTTAGACTCGTAG
- the LOC135162357 gene encoding uncharacterized protein LOC135162357 has product MESKSFYRNVFLLTQMVAPGKEFRKYFKEGMFDKPNTVGFIHVSHYLLSTYDEQRFKKAVDWPILDKKDEGKYRNEVKDFMNTIATENPDIEFSQILPSHLHTASGTRFVNLMWKLSTIVLRATLKKQRAEPLNMAPKSGDEDILTKNLLTNMIADKKKEILELHNRSMSTETRAQARATEMVKSIETAQSEWFEVKQSLENVVAGATIHPDIKKRMGEPNDMEIVQMWKENLNKCLGYLRSQQDILKDLRQKSDRTAAVVDSVLNSDSNCLDANNLPRIDTQKLLELGNLDPETQVAVHHLYEDNKLNILNLLLIFKCLLKNLRVDIQKNSFPDFTDCNLQIEASTADLNQMCELVSSFQSTVSLLASKIQLMSNSVPKNHNLPFQFDSEVFESVVLKSSPTIQLNTNNESERYDAAERLELTPVENVHKSLFMRYKHNVTPTIPKPLGMRPKLLVSRINFDDSLSSTVSEKFSPAKRPAKPVGSTVKGKFSRLFNAVPKRGFYNNTIASPGHWKTISIDNSMAGDVYNMSDLKPHLANKSSFNLSRDLSAPMNSTPETITGHKQMIYVDRPAFNSTEIVSELTTISENMEIRLTVGGCSDPQRTEKREDSKRRISIGDLVEKYKKIREQSVNVTYLENSGDNSDESTK; this is encoded by the exons ATGGAGAGTAAATCATTCTATCGGAATGTATTTTTGTTGACCCAGATGGTCGCTCCAGGGAAAGAGTTCAGAAAGTACTTTAAAGAG GGAATGTTCGATAAACCAAATACAGTAGGTTTCATCCACGTCTCCCACTATTTATTATCAACATACGACGAACAGCGTTTCAAAAAGGCAGTGGACTGGCCAATTCTCGATAAAAAGGATGAGGGAAAGTATAGAAACGAGGTAAAGGACTTCATGAACACAATAGCCACTGAAAATCCagatattgaattttcccaaATCCTTCCCTCGCATTTACATACCGCCAGTGGCACACGATTCGTCAATCTAATGTGGAAACTATCAACAATTGTTTTGAGAGCAACCTTGAAAAAACAGAGGGCAGAGCCCTTGAACATGGCGCCAAAATCCGGAGACGAGGACATCCTCACGAAAAATTTACTCACAAACATGATAGCTGATAAAAAGAAAGAGATTCTAGAGCTTCATAATAGAAGCATGAGCACAGAGACGAGAGCACAGGCTAGAGCAACAGAAATGGTGAAATCTATCGAGACAGCCCAATCTGAATGGTTCGAGGTGAAACAGAGCCTGGAGAATGTTGTGGCAGGGGCAACGATTCATCCTGACATCAAGAAGAGGATGGGTGAacccaatgatatggaaatTGTGCAAATGTGGAAGgagaatttgaataaatgtCTGGGGTATTTGAGGAGCCAGCAGGATATTCTGAAGGATTTGAGACAAAAGAGTGATAGAACTGCTGCTGTTGTTGACAGTGTATTAAATAGTGATTCTAATTGTTTAGATGCTAACAATCTACCCAGGATTGATACTCAAAAGCTTTTAGAATTGGGAAATTTAGATCCGGAGACTCAG gttgCAGTCCACCATCTGTACGAAGACAACAAGCTGAATATCTTGAATCTTCTCCTCATCTTCAAATGCCTATTAAAGAATCTTCGTGTAGATAtacagaaaaattcattcccaGATTTCACGGACTGCAATCTCCAGATTGAAGCGAGCACAGCTGATTTGAATCAAATGTGCGAGTTGGTCTCTTCATTCCAGTCGACAGTGTCTCTTCTAGCCTCTAAAATTCAACTCATGAGCAATTCAGTCCCCAAAAACCACAATCTGCCATTCCAGTTTGATTCCGAGGTATTTGAGTCAGTAGTTCTCAAATCATCTCCAACAATTCAGCTCAATACTAACAACGAGTCTGAGAGATATGATGCTGCGGAACGACTTGAACTGACACCGGTGGAAAATGTTCACAAGTCTCTGTTCATGCGTTACAAGCATAACGTTACACCAACGATTCCTAAACCCTTAGGGATGAGACCAAAACTCCTTGTCTCCAGGATTAATTTTGACGACTCGCTGTCATCGACAGttagtgaaaaattttcaccagCGAAGAGGCCTGCAAAACCTGTTGGATCCACAG TGAAGGGAAAATTCTCGAGGCTCTTCAATGCAGTACCGAAGAGAGGTTTCTACAATAATACAATCGCGTCGCCAGGACACTGGAAGACAATTTCCATTGACAACAGCATGGCTGGAGACGTTTACAACATGTCTGACTTGAAGCCTCACTTGGCGAACAAAAGTTCCTTCAACTTGAGCCGAGATCTCTCGGCTCCCATGAACTCCACACCTGAAACTATTACTGGGCACAAGCAGATGATCTACGTTGACAGACCCGCCTTCAACTCCACTGAGATTGTCAGTGAACTCACGACAATATCTGAGAATATGGAGATCAGACTAACTGTCGGTGGGTGTTCTGACCCGCAAAGGACAGAGAAAAGGGAGGACAGTAAGAGAAGAATTTCCATTGGAGATCTTGTAGAGAAGTATAAGAAAATTAGGGAACAGTCTGTCAATGTTACATATTTGGAGAACAGTGGAGACAATTCTGATGAGAGTACGAAGTGA
- the Mah gene encoding uncharacterized protein Mah isoform X1: MDQERIPLIHRGARSGLTIFFATLCIVDIFGVFPIIALPRAIVQCGLLGIPLVIVVVLFQIYTAALLGKCWIIATSLDPEILRKNRNPLAAVTEMTLGPMARTWINILLDLTIFGCGIPNLLVGKMAHITFPKNKEHIRAKFFDFLASQNLQLFGLKVSDNQFDLSFCYWLLVVGVLLCPLMWLGSPRDMKSLAICSTFAVCVTAILVWWCILIDDRTLEVDPVPTSPTWDKFISGYGMLAFQFDVHPTLMTVQVDMRQPRDINKAVVLSFLFSGALFGITTSLAVWKYGGSTTANILQIAPAGGVSRAAILVSAIQLIFSSVIGHAAMFLHLEDELHVRRTFGWKRCAMRSAVVFLGVAVGESVPRFDIVMSLIGGSLTGPLVFVLPPIMYARARALKAQSPDNPRVREVISPAQRLEGTVSLVDPKIHSQSTYYGFKDHTNQQRYSFVYFDNDDDDDDSVSDTEDDDALNEAGATLESPGEGVQMIETHVDITPVIVDPTKPRRLRRKTVVRGSAIEIQGNNGGNVHFERLINWLGYFVVALGILITISSTYINIKNTIRFVNFTPPCIINAAAAGNASNAGGG; the protein is encoded by the exons ATGGATCAGGAAAGGATACCCCTGATTCACCGGGGGGCACGCTCTGGACTCACTATTTTTTTCGCAACACTGTGCATTGTTGATATCTTCGGGGTATTTCCGATTATTGCTCTGCCACGTGCTATTGTTCAATGCG GTCTTTTGGGGATTCCTCTCGTCATTGTCGTCGTTTTGTTTCAAATTTATACTGCTGCCCTTCTCGGCAAATGCTGGATCATTGCTACGTCACTGGACCCGGAGATTCTGCGAAAAAATAG AAATCCTTTGGCTGCTGTAACTGAAATGACGTTGGGGCCGATGGCAAGGACTTGGATCAACATCCTGTTAGACCTGACTATTTTTGGATGTGGAATACCGAATTTACTAGTCGGTAAGATGGCCCACATTACATTCCCCAAGAACAAAGAACACATTCGAGCGaaattctttgattttttagcATCTCAAAATCTACAACTCTTCGGCCTCAAAGTATCAGACAATCAATTCGACCTCTCCTTCTGCTACTGGCTCCTGGTCGTCGGTGTATTGCTATGTCCCTTGATGTGGTTGGGAAGTCCTCGAGACATGAA ATCCCTAGCGATCTGCTCAACATTCGCTGTATGTGTGACTGCCATTTTGGTTTGGTGGTGCATTCTAATCGACGACAGAACTCTCGAGGTTGATCCAGTTCCAACATCTCCAACATGGGATAAGTTTATCTCCGGTTATGGAATGCTAGCTTTTCAATTTGATGTTCATCCCACGTTGATGACTGTTCAAGTCGATATGAGACAACCTAGGGATATAAATAAAGCAGTCGTTCTGTCATTTCTAT TCAGTGGTGCATTATTTGGAATAACAACATCTCTAGCTGTGTGGAAATATGGTGGAAGCACAACAGCAAATATCCTTCAAATAGCACCAGCTGGAGGTGTCAGCAGGGCCGCAATACTCGTTTCAGCAATTCAACTGATATTCTCCAGCGTCATAGGCCATGCAGCGATGTTCCTACATCTGGAGGACGAGCTCCATGTGCGAAGAA CATTTGGATGGAAGCGTTGCGCAATGCGTTCGGCGGTTGTCTTCCTGGGAGTAGCAGTGGGCGAGTCAGTTCCTCGTTTCGATATAGTTATGTCCTTGATCGGTGGGAGCTTAACAGGACCCCTCGTCTTCGTTCTCCCTCCGATAATGTACGCACGTGCACGAGCCCTCAAAGCTCAATCTCCAGATAATCCTCGGGTGCGTGAAGTGATATCACCAGCTCAACGTCTGGAAGGAACCGTCTCCCTCGTCGATCCAAAAATCCACTCTCAATCCACTTACTACGGTTTCAAGGACCACACAAATCAGCAGCGCTACTCCTTCGTCTATTTTGATAACGATGATGACGATGACGATTCCGTATCGGATACCGAAGATGATGACGCGCTGAATGAGGCAGGGGCCACTCTGGAATCACCCGGGGAAGGTGTCCAGATGATCGAGACACATGTGGATATCACTCCAGTTATCGTTGACCCAACTAAACCCAGACGATTGCGACGAAAAACTGTCGTTCGAGGATCGGCAATCGAAATTCAGGGCAACAATGGGGGAAATGTACATTTTGAAAGACTGATAAACTGGCTGGGATATTTTGTCGTTGCTCTTGGTATTCTCATCACTATCTCCTCAACATATATTAATATCAAGAATACCATTCGTTTTGTCAATTTCACACCACCGTGCATTATCAATGCCGCTGCTGCTGGCAATGCCAGTAATGCTGGGGGAGGGTAA